In Nostocoides sp. HKS02, the DNA window TTGTGGCGGAAGAACACGTAGAGCACGATCGCCATGACGAGCATCACCGTCGTCGAGGCGTAGAAGCCCGCCGCCGTGCCGAACCCTGGATACGGCACGTTCTGGCCCATGAAACCGGTCACCGCAGTGGGGACGGCGATGATCGCCACCCAGGCCGAGATCTTGCGCATGTCGTCGTTCTGGCGCACCGAGATCTGCGCGAGGTCGTCAGAGGCGATCGTCAGGTGGGTGCTCACCCGGGTCTGGAAGAACTCGATGACGCCGTGCAGGGACTCGCGCTGCCCGTCCGCCATGCTCGACACCATCTCGAAGCGGTCGGCGAGGTCGGCGACGAGCGGCTCGTGGTCGGCCGGGAGGAACCGCGCCAGCCGCGCCATGCGGTCGTAGGTCGCCGTACTGTGCACCGCGATCGTGCGGATCGCCAGGAGCTCGTACCAGACCTGGAAGAGGTCGGTGAGGAAGCCCTCGGAGTCCTTCATCACCTCGCCCGACATGACGCGCTGCTCGAGCTTGCCGGACTGCTCGGCCAAGGTCGCAATCATGTCGATCTCGCGTCGCGTCATCGTCGAGATGATCGCCGAGGACAGCTCGAACGCCGTGCGAGGCAGGAACTTCCCGCTCTTCATGCGGTCGAGGACGGCCCCGGTGTCGACGAACGCGACGGCGGGCTCCACCTTGGGGTTGAGCGGCCCGTGGATGGTGATGAGGTAGTTCGCGCCGAGGAACTGGTCGAGCTCGATGTAGTGGACGTGCCCGTGCGCGCCGATCTGGGGGGCGTGCAGCACCGTGAACACGTGGTCGTCGTAGGCCTGGATCTTCGACACGTGGTTGCGGATCACGCAGTCGTGCAAGGCGATCTCGCTGAACCCGAAGACGTCGCCGAGCATCTCGGACTCCTGCAGTCGGCACTGCGGGATGTCCACCCAGACGAAGCCGGTGCCGTTGTCGTTCGCGCTGCGCACCATCTCGGGCAGCTCGTCGGCGGTCCGTTGCGAGATCCCCGACTCATCGATCAGGTAGACGTCCACGACACACCTCTCTGTCCGCTCGGGAAGCGTCCCCGAGTCTATGGCGGCCACCTGAGAATCCAGCGCAGGTCAGGTCGAAAGCGCCTCGTATGCCGCGCTGATGGCCGGTTCCAGCCCTTCCTGGGGCAGCGCCCATCGGCCCGCTCCGGCCTCACACGCACGCTCGACGGGCACCCCCGCGGCGTGGAGCTCCCGCAGCAGGTCGGCCACCCCTGCGAGCTGGGTCTGCTGGGCCTCGACGAACAACCGGTTCACCGGCGAGCCGTGGCCCGGGACGACGACATCGTCCGGCCCCACCAGGCGCGCGAGCGCGGCGACCGTCGCCGGCCACTCCAGCGGAAAGCATCCGGACCCGTACATCGGTGGGCCGGACTCCTCGACGAGGTCGCCGACGATCCAGGTGCCGGCGTCGGCGAGGTGCAGGACGAGGTCGTTGTCGGTGTGCCCCCGGCCCAGGTGGCGCAGCTCGACGACCCGGTCGCCGATGGTGAGGCGGTGCTCGGCGCCCACCAGCACCGTGGGCGCGGTGATCCGCACCGCGGCCCACTCCTCCACGGGCTCGATGCCCTCGGCCACCCACGCGGCCAACATCGGCGTCTCGTAGGCCTCCAGGTGTGCGGGCACGAGGTCATGACCGTAGATCGGCACGTCCGCGAAGACCTGGTTGCCGAAGCTGTGGTCGAAGTGCGCGTGGGTGTTCACCACCGCCACGACCGGGTCCGCCGTCAGCTCACGCAGGTGCTCGCGGATCTCCTCGCCCTGGCGTGGCGACGAGCGGGTGTCCACCACGAGCAGGCCACCCCTGCCGCGGACCACGCAGATGCTGATGTCCAGCGGGTCGTACCTGCGCTGGAACACCCCATCGCCCACCTCTGCCCACCCGGTCATGAGCCGACGGTATCCGTCACCCGCTCCTCGAGTGGGGACCTGCGCGACGAGCTGAGGTGGTACGGCACGGAGGTGACCATCACACCCGGTTGGTAGAGCAGCCTTCCCTTGAGCCGCAACGCACTCTGGTTGTGCAGCAGATGCTCCCACCAGTGACCGACGACGTATTCGGGGATGAAGACGGTGATGACGTCTCGAGGGCTGTCGCGCCGGATGGTGGCGAGGTACTCCAGCACCGGGCGGGTGATCTCCCGGTACGGCGAGGCGACGATGGTGAGGGGGATGTCGAGCCCGCGCTGATCCCAGTCCCGGCGCAGCTGGCGTTCCTCCTCCGGGTTGACGGCGACGGTGAGGGCGACCAGGTGCGAGGCCCGCGTCGCCTTCGCATAGGCCAGCGCGAGCAGCGTGGGGGCGTGCAGCTTCGAGACGAGCACCACCGCGTGGTTTCGGCTCGGGAGCAGCACCCCGCCGGGCCCCGGCTCGAGCTCGCGTGCCACCGACTCGTAGTGCCGACGGATGCCCCGCATGAGGAAGAAGATGACGACCATCGCGGCGATCGCGAGGTAGGCGCCAGCGAGGAACTTGTAGCGGACCACGATCACGAGGACGAGGGCCGTGACCGCAGCCCCGGTGCCGTTGATGAGCTGCGAGCGCCGGATGGAGCGGCGTCGCCCGCCGTCGGCGCGGCCCAGCTCGTCGCGCCAGTGCCGGACCATGCCGAACTGCGACAGCGTGAAGGAGGTGAAGACGCCGACGATGTAGAGCTGGATGAGCTTCTCGATGTTGGCGTCGAACCCGATGATGAGCGCAGCGGAGACCCCCGCGAGCAGGATGATCCCGTTGCTGAACGCGAGCCGGTCCCCGCGGTTGTGCAGCTGGTGGGGCAGGTAGCGGTCGCGCGCGAGGATCGAGGCGAGGGTCGGGAACCCGTTGAAGGCCGTGTTGGCAGCGAGCACGAGGATGCCGGCAGTGGCCGCCTGGAAGCCGTAGAACAACACGCCCCGGCCCCACACGCTCTCGGCGATCTGGCTGATCACCGACGGGTTCCCGTTGCCGTAGGCGCGCGCATGGGTCGCGAGGGCCAGAGCCGTGATCCCCGAGAACATCGTGATGGCGAGGGCACCCATGATGACGAGGGTGGTCGCGGCGTTCTTGCTCTTCGGCTTCTGGAACGCGGGCACCCCGTTGCTGATGGCCTCGACTCCGGTGAGCGCGGTGCAGCCGGACGCGAAGGCCCGCAAGCAGAGCAGAAGGGTGAAGACTCCCCCCACCTGGGCGGTGCGCGTCAGGGCGAGGTGGGCACTGACGGCCTCCGGTATGCCGCCGTGCAGGGCGCGGTAGACGCCGCTCGCCAGCAGCAGCAGGGTGAGCCCCACGAAGGCGTACGTGGGGAAGGCGAAGGCGGTACCGGACTCCTTGACCCCGCGGAGGTTGACCACCGCCAGCAGGACGACGAAGCCGGCGGACAGCTCCACGGCATACGGCGCGAGCACGGGCAGGGCGGAGATGATCGCCACGACGCCGGACACGACCGAGACGGCGACGGTCATCACGTAGTCCACGAGCAGGGCGGCCGCCGCGGTCAGGGCGGCCTTCTCCCCCAGGTTCTCCTTGCTCACGACGTAGGCCCCACCACCGCTCGGGTAGGCGTAACACGTCTGCCGGTAGGACGCGACGACCACGACGAGGAGGAGTGCGACCGCGGCGGCGATGGGGGCCGCGAGCCCGAGGGAACGAGGCGGCGCCGGCGGCGCCGAGCACGAGCACGATCTGCTCGGTCGCATACGCGACGGACGAGATCGGGTCCGAGCAGAAGACAGGGAGGGCAAGCTTCTTGGGCAGCAGGGTCTCGCCGAGGCGGTGGCTGGCCAGGGCCCGGCCGATGACCAGTCGCTTCAGAGCGTCAGCAGCGGTCGTGGACATCGGGGCCGGTCCGGCGTGGTGGGTTGTTCACGGCGCCAGCCTGCTGCCGGGGTGCCGGCCTGGGCCGTCCCTTGACGCCTTCTTCACGCGGCGAGGGCGAATCTTGACGACTTCTTGACGACGCCGTCGGCCCGGCTCGGCTCAGTCCGACGACGCGAGGCCGTGGTCGGTCGCGAACAGGCTGAGCGCGACCCGGCTCGAGGCACCGGTCTTGGCGTAGATGTGCTCGAGGTGGTTGCGCACCGTCTTCTCCGCGATCTCGAGGCGACGGGCCACCTCGGGCGTCGGCGTGGCGCGTGCGACCAGTCGCAGCACCTCGACCTCGCGAGTGGTCAGCCCCGCCGGCCAGGCCGGCTTCGCCGTGGACCGACCGGCCGCCTGGAGCACCGCATCGACGGCCTCGGCCTGCAGGCGCCCCCCCGCGTGCCTCCTCGCGAAGCATCCGGGCAGCCTCCGCCGGACTCGACCCGGCCCGGCCCGGCCCCTCCTCCACCGCGCACTGGAACAGGTCGGCGGCCGCCAGGACCTGGTCCAGCAGGGACAGCTCGCCCGCCCGGAGCCGGCCCGGGTACCCGGACCCGTCGAGGCGCTCGTGGTGGTTGACGGCCAACCGGGCCTCGGCCGCCAGCCCGGGCAGCCGAGCGAGAATCCGGCCGGTGAGGAACGGGTGCAGCTCGACCCGCTCGCGTTCGGCCACTGACAGCGGCGTGGCCTTCTCCCAGATGAGGTTGGAGATGCCGATCCGCCCGAGGTCGTGCAGGTGCCCGGCCCTGCGGAGCCGGGCGATGCTCTGGTCGGCGAGGCCGAGGTGGCGCCCCGCGGCTGCGGCCAGTCCGGCGACCGACCGCGAGTGCCCGACGGTGTAGGGGCTCTTGAGGTCGACGAAGTCACCGAGCGCGGCGATGAGGTCCTCGGGGTCGCTCCCGATCGTCTGGGCCTGCGCACCGGGCGCCTGCGTGACCGCCGCGCTCCAGACGTCGGCGGGCAGGGTGAACAGCTCGGCGTGGTGCCGGGCGAAGCACGACACCACGCCCGGGTCGAACTGGCCGCCGCTGCGGGCGGCGAGGACCTCCAGGGCCGCCTCGACCCCGCGCCGGGTGCGGACCACGTCCGCCACGTCGACGACCTGGGCGATCCGCATGGACAGCGGTATGCCGGTGCCTCGGGCGCCGTTGGGGAGCCCGCCCCCGTCCCACCGCTCGAAGCCGAACCCGAGCGAGTGCTGCACGTCCTCGCCGAGCCCGATCCGGCGAGCCAGCAGCGCCGCCGAGGAACAGTGGGACCTCGTCATCGTGGCGAGGTTGGCCCGTGGGTCGCGCAGGAGCGCCCCTGCGACCTTGAGGCGCTGCGGCAGCGCCCGCCCCCGACCGAGGTTCTGCAGCAGGAAGATCGCGTAGGGCACGCCGGCCCAGTCGACGTCGTAGGAGTCCCGGCGGACGGCGATGTCGTCGCCGAACCAGCGCGCGTACTCGTGCGACTCGGCATGACAGCCCACCCACATGACGAGGGTCACGGAGTGCGCGACCTCCTGGGCCTGTTCGTCGCAGCCGAGCAGCCGCGCGAGCCGGCCAGCCATCAGCGCACTGCGCAACACGTGCTCCGCGGGAAGCCCGAGGCCGAGGTCGATGGCCAGGGAGAGCGCGGCGAGCAGCTCGGCCCGGGTTGGCGTCAGCGCCGCGCGGCGCGCTCCAGCGGCCATGTCCAGATCCTGTCACCGGCTGACCACGCGCGGCGAGTATGCCGCATCCGGCGCGATCCGCTGGCCAGTCACGACGGGGTGGGAAATGACCCCGATGAGCCATGGTCGGCAGGCCGCGGTCACGGGCAGTCTCGGAGGCGGAGGGAATGCTCGCGCCGGTAGGGGCACATCGGGGGATGGTGGGCGCGGGCTCCCCTCCAACGACGCACCTCCGG includes these proteins:
- a CDS encoding magnesium transporter CorA family protein, whose protein sequence is MDVYLIDESGISQRTADELPEMVRSANDNGTGFVWVDIPQCRLQESEMLGDVFGFSEIALHDCVIRNHVSKIQAYDDHVFTVLHAPQIGAHGHVHYIELDQFLGANYLITIHGPLNPKVEPAVAFVDTGAVLDRMKSGKFLPRTAFELSSAIISTMTRREIDMIATLAEQSGKLEQRVMSGEVMKDSEGFLTDLFQVWYELLAIRTIAVHSTATYDRMARLARFLPADHEPLVADLADRFEMVSSMADGQRESLHGVIEFFQTRVSTHLTIASDDLAQISVRQNDDMRKISAWVAIIAVPTAVTGFMGQNVPYPGFGTAAGFYASTTVMLVMAIVLYVFFRHKEWL
- a CDS encoding MBL fold metallo-hydrolase; this encodes MTGWAEVGDGVFQRRYDPLDISICVVRGRGGLLVVDTRSSPRQGEEIREHLRELTADPVVAVVNTHAHFDHSFGNQVFADVPIYGHDLVPAHLEAYETPMLAAWVAEGIEPVEEWAAVRITAPTVLVGAEHRLTIGDRVVELRHLGRGHTDNDLVLHLADAGTWIVGDLVEESGPPMYGSGCFPLEWPATVAALARLVGPDDVVVPGHGSPVNRLFVEAQQTQLAGVADLLRELHAAGVPVERACEAGAGRWALPQEGLEPAISAAYEALST
- a CDS encoding response regulator transcription factor: MLQAAGRSTAKPAWPAGLTTREVEVLRLVARATPTPEVARRLEIAEKTVRNHLEHIYAKTGASSRVALSLFATDHGLASSD
- a CDS encoding APC family permease, yielding MVVASYRQTCYAYPSGGGAYVVSKENLGEKAALTAAAALLVDYVMTVAVSVVSGVVAIISALPVLAPYAVELSAGFVVLLAVVNLRGVKESGTAFAFPTYAFVGLTLLLLASGVYRALHGGIPEAVSAHLALTRTAQVGGVFTLLLCLRAFASGCTALTGVEAISNGVPAFQKPKSKNAATTLVIMGALAITMFSGITALALATHARAYGNGNPSVISQIAESVWGRGVLFYGFQAATAGILVLAANTAFNGFPTLASILARDRYLPHQLHNRGDRLAFSNGIILLAGVSAALIIGFDANIEKLIQLYIVGVFTSFTLSQFGMVRHWRDELGRADGGRRRSIRRSQLINGTGAAVTALVLVIVVRYKFLAGAYLAIAAMVVIFFLMRGIRRHYESVARELEPGPGGVLLPSRNHAVVLVSKLHAPTLLALAYAKATRASHLVALTVAVNPEEERQLRRDWDQRGLDIPLTIVASPYREITRPVLEYLATIRRDSPRDVITVFIPEYVVGHWWEHLLHNQSALRLKGRLLYQPGVMVTSVPYHLSSSRRSPLEERVTDTVGS